CCCTATACGCCCAGAACCAAAGCGACATGGCCTGCTCGCTAGATAACCCGGACGCCTGCGAGGCCTGCGGGTCGTAGGGGAAGAGTATATCAGGAGTTTAAATAGTATTTTTGCAATACAATCTAAAGGCGGTAAAAATGGAAGCAATTTTCACGGCGATTCTTGAATTAGGCCAGGTACGTCAAGTTCCACAGTTCTTGTTCCTAGATGGGGTGGACCATAGTAGCATGATGGATGTGCGCCGAGCGGTCATTGAGTTTAAAAGCTTTAATCCCTCGGTAAAAGAAATCGACTTTATCATTAACTCACCTGGTGGGTTAGCAGATGCTGCTTACCGCATAATTCGGACCTTGAGGAAGAATTTTGAAACGGTTAATATAGTCGTACCATTTTGGGCTAAGAGCGCGGCTACATTGCTCTCGTTGGGTGGGACGAGAATCATTATGGACGAATTCGGCGAATTTGGTCCGCTGGATGCTCAACTTGCTAAGGAGCGCGATGATAGTCCAGAAATGCTGACTGAAAGTGCGTTAAACGATGAGCACTCGTTAAGCCGTATAGAAACGCGGTTTAAGAACCTGTTCGAAACTACCTATTTAAGGTTGTACGAACACAGCAAGATTAGAATTAATAAGATAGAGTTGGCCAAGCAACTCTTGCAAAATGCAAGTACTTTCTATCTGCCGCTGTTAAAGCAGATTGACCCGTATCGCCTTGGCGAAAAAAGGAGAATTCTTGATATTGGCGGTCAGTACGCTAAAAAGATTCTTGCCCAGTTCAGTCCTGGTATTACTCCAGAAAAAGCGTATCAACTGACCGACTATCTAGTCGATAGTTGCCCTGACCACGGCTATGTCATCGACTACGACATAATGAA
The sequence above is drawn from the Hymenobacter baengnokdamensis genome and encodes:
- a CDS encoding SDH family Clp fold serine proteinase — translated: MQYNLKAVKMEAIFTAILELGQVRQVPQFLFLDGVDHSSMMDVRRAVIEFKSFNPSVKEIDFIINSPGGLADAAYRIIRTLRKNFETVNIVVPFWAKSAATLLSLGGTRIIMDEFGEFGPLDAQLAKERDDSPEMLTESALNDEHSLSRIETRFKNLFETTYLRLYEHSKIRINKIELAKQLLQNASTFYLPLLKQIDPYRLGEKRRILDIGGQYAKKILAQFSPGITPEKAYQLTDYLVDSCPDHGYVIDYDIMKLLLPQVVVASEELGPDYREKLTELSNLLIDMVFSGDRTSYVGFVEAPAQEEEPVEAGSGEAEGGDNILPGESFVNEKSVNIVPPIVPPPTSQRKITKEKNHENHGKTDNLERAVTSRPISEN